From Lytechinus pictus isolate F3 Inbred chromosome 6, Lp3.0, whole genome shotgun sequence, the proteins below share one genomic window:
- the LOC135154584 gene encoding uncharacterized protein LOC135154584 — translation MASKFPTKKGGEVELRTRKGHDMTWSCDKHGEPIKFYCKKHKIPICHPCATKNHSQKPCELDDIEDVIFERRRQLDEKRPKIQELQKQMEALKAKIKTTSTSGSTHLRKIDNNIQASYYDKIESVGEKENRMIRVINEEADEEIRLVNEKREKRIKDCNTEREKERQIIRDQKAKLLSDAKKIIEVVSKKIKDLANKNQHVINTVENIESTIKRINQHDETLVNEAPQVLASIDENLSFNVHQDVSDCLDRIQNEVERVKFVEGEVGGEYYGKIDGYIGKWEIVKSIHIPSVVNYLWVRGLVSDDEICVRDTDNNDMYITNINTQHTEKVIDGGVLITSYAPIDSNVIACGKRRGYCTGDRLNGCITLYDRQWKVIRDISIPRNGYGSRVYVDVDKDGMIIAAQYNQSNIYVINPADDKIVNTITMQGKTVMGDIQALSSGDIVVETGYNEYTVISRSGEEKAVIHCDEWLSSRCRVDKLTDTLYIAYRDRARKTYAVDQVSRDGIIQARRIVEYVKLGRLHYFSPCLVTPSGNLVGCDGDKLLLYKKTLIL, via the coding sequence ATGGCGTCTAAGTTCCCAACAAAGAAGGGTGGAGAGGTAGAGCTTCGTACAAGGAAAGGTCATGACATGACCTGGTCATGTGACAAGCATGGTGAGCCAATCAAATTTTACTGTAAGAAACACAAAATTCCCATATGTCATCCATGCGCCACCAAAAATCACAGCCAGAAACCATGTGAGCTAGACGACATCGAGGATGTTATCTTCGAAAGGAGAAGACAGCTAGATGAAAAACGGCCAAAAATACAGGAACTTCAGAAACAAATGGAAGCCCTCAAAGCGAAAATAAAGACTACATCAACGTCTGGAAGTACTCATCTTCGGAAAATTGACAACAACATTCAAGCTTCATATTACGACAAGATCGAATCTGTTGGAGAAAAGGAGAACAGGATGATTAGGGTTATTAACGAGGAGGCAGATGAGGAAATAAGACTAGTAAATGAGAAGAGAGAAAAACGGATCAAAGACTGCAACACTGAGAGAGAAAAGGAGCGACAAATCATCAGAGACCAAAAAGCAAAACTTTTATCAGATGCAAAGAAAATCATCGAAGTTGTTTCTAAGAAGATCAAAGATCTTGCTAATAAGAATCAGCATGTAATAAACACTGTAGAGAACATTGAATCAACCATCAAACGTATAAACCAACATGATGAAACATTGGTGAATGAAGCTCCTCAAGTACTTGCatctattgatgaaaatttaagtTTTAATGTTCATCAAGATGTTAGCGATTGTCTTGACCGAATACAGAATGAAGTTGAGAGAGTGAAATTTGTAGAGGGGGAAGTAGGTGGAGAATACTATGGTAAAATTGATGGGTATATCGGTAAATGGGAAATTGTCAAGTCAATTCACATTCCATCGGTTGTTAATTACCTGTGGGTGCGTGGTTTAGTCAGTGATGATGAGATATGTGTGCGAGACACAGATAACAATGacatgtatattacaaacaTCAACACTCAACACACAGAGAAAGTCATTGATGGAGGTGTGTTGATTACATCATATGCGCCCATAGACAGTAACGTAATAGCATGTGGTAAGAGGAGAGGATATTGCACGGGTGACAGGTTGAATGGATGCATCACTCTCTATGACAGACAATGGAAGGTGATTAGAGACATCAGCATACCAAGGAATGGATACGGTAGTCGTGTGTATGTTGATGTTGACAAGGATGGGATGATCATCGCTGCTCAGTACAATCAGTCTAATATCTACGTCATCAATCCTGCTGATGATAAGATAGTAAACACTATTACGATGCAGGGTAAGACGGTGATGGGTGACATACAAGCCTTGTCATCAGGTGATATCGTTGTGGAGACAGGTTATAATGAATACACTGTCATCTCACGATCAGGAGAAGAGAAGGCTGTCATACACTGTGATGAGTGGCTATCGTCACGGTGTCGCGTTGACAAACTGACAGACACACTCTACATCGCGTACAGGGATAGAGCGCGTAAGACATACGCAGTTGATCAGGTGTCACGTGATGGTATCATCCAGGCAAGGAGGATCGTGGAATACGTGAAATTAGGTCGCCTTCACTATTTCAGCCCTTGTCTTGTTACTCCTTCTGGTAACCTCGTAGGGTGTGATGGAGACAAACTTCTTCTCTACAAGAAGACATTAATCTTGTAA